From the genome of Hyphomonas adhaerens MHS-3, one region includes:
- a CDS encoding glycosyltransferase family 2 protein, which yields MNTVRKIDASWPEPDNQPEEGVGAFELLKHLRSEFEGQEARDLELTILMPCLNEAETLATCIRKARDYLDRAGIKGEVLIADNGSTDGSREIAKEEGARVQPVAARGYGAALIGGIRAARGKYVIMGDADDSYDFANLDAFVWELREGAQLVMGNRFEGGIAPGAMPFLHRMLGNPVLSFIGRLFFKIPVGDFHCGLRGFNRDAIRDLKLSSPGMEFASEMVVKASLNDLDIREVPTTLSPDGRTRAPHLRTWRDGWRHLRFLLLHSPKWLFGVPGSTLLGAGLVGIAALIGGPLEIGGIRFDLLTLVASCFSVILGVQLLTFSLLTRVYAGEFGVLPTSKHLDRILPFLTLERQLQLAAILCVAGLAGAGAAFSGWASSGFGDIVGSSTLRWFSLSLTSVAISVQLAAAAFLASFIRLPQSGK from the coding sequence CAGAAAAATCGACGCGAGCTGGCCAGAGCCCGACAACCAGCCGGAAGAAGGCGTCGGCGCCTTCGAACTCCTCAAACACCTCCGGTCCGAATTCGAAGGCCAAGAGGCGCGCGATCTTGAGCTGACTATTCTCATGCCGTGCCTGAACGAAGCCGAAACTCTCGCCACCTGCATCCGCAAGGCACGCGACTATCTGGACCGCGCCGGAATCAAGGGCGAGGTCCTGATTGCCGACAATGGCAGCACAGACGGCTCACGCGAAATCGCCAAGGAAGAAGGCGCCCGGGTCCAGCCGGTGGCCGCGCGCGGCTATGGCGCGGCCCTGATCGGCGGCATCCGTGCTGCCCGCGGCAAGTATGTCATCATGGGCGACGCTGACGATTCCTATGATTTCGCCAATCTCGACGCCTTCGTCTGGGAACTGCGCGAGGGCGCACAACTGGTCATGGGGAACCGGTTCGAGGGCGGCATTGCGCCAGGTGCGATGCCTTTCCTCCACCGGATGCTCGGCAACCCGGTCCTCTCCTTTATCGGTCGCCTTTTCTTCAAGATCCCGGTCGGTGATTTCCATTGCGGCCTGCGCGGTTTCAACCGCGACGCCATTCGCGACCTGAAACTCTCCAGCCCGGGCATGGAATTCGCCAGCGAGATGGTGGTGAAGGCATCCCTCAATGATCTCGACATCCGTGAAGTGCCGACCACCCTGTCCCCGGATGGCCGGACGCGGGCGCCTCACCTGCGCACCTGGCGGGACGGCTGGCGTCACCTCCGCTTCCTGCTGCTACACAGTCCGAAATGGCTGTTCGGCGTGCCTGGCTCCACCTTACTTGGCGCTGGCTTGGTCGGCATCGCTGCCCTGATCGGCGGCCCATTGGAAATTGGCGGTATCCGGTTCGACCTGCTGACCCTGGTGGCGTCCTGCTTCTCGGTGATCCTCGGTGTCCAGCTGTTGACCTTCTCGCTTCTGACGCGGGTCTATGCAGGTGAGTTCGGCGTGCTGCCGACATCGAAGCACCTCGATCGGATCCTGCCTTTCCTCACGCTGGAGCGACAACTCCAGCTGGCAGCCATTCTCTGCGTTGCGGGACTAGCGGGTGCGGGCGCCGCCTTCTCCGGCTGGGCCTCTTCCGGCTTTGGCGACATCGTGGGCAGCTCCACGCTGCGCTGGTTCTCCCTGTCGCTGACCTCCGTCGCGATCAGCGTCCAGCTCGCCGCCGCCGCCTTCCTGGCGTCCTTCATCCGCCTGCCGCAATCGGGCAAGTAA